A DNA window from Christiangramia salexigens contains the following coding sequences:
- the mnmE gene encoding tRNA uridine-5-carboxymethylaminomethyl(34) synthesis GTPase MnmE — MKLNDTIVALATPSGAGAIAIVRVSGPDALNIVSPLFSAKSKKPLQDQPTHTLHLGNIMDGERTLDEVLVSVFRAPKSYTGEETVEISCHGSPFIQQEIIQLMIRKGCRAAEAGEFTLRAFLNGKMDLSQAEAVADLINSENAASHQMAMQQMRGGFSNEIQKLREELLNFASLIELELDFAEEDVEFANRDQFKGLVSKIQTVLKRLIDSFATGNVLKNGIPVAIVGEPNVGKSTLLNALLNEERAIVSEIAGTTRDTIEDEMSIGGVGFRFIDTAGIRETKDVVESIGIKKTFEKISQAQVVVYLVDSSRIKSDEKRLREVHIEIEKIKNKFPQKPLVIIANKTDQLTEGEIEHIKSEIGNISHTSLQLLSAKTGNGVEELKEKLLEFVNTGALRNSDTIVTNSRHYASLLKALEEINKVEDGLNADLSGDLLAIDIRQALYYFGEITGEITNDDLLGNIFANFCIGK, encoded by the coding sequence ATGAAATTGAACGATACCATTGTCGCGCTCGCTACTCCTTCGGGTGCAGGAGCAATTGCAATTGTTAGGGTTTCGGGTCCCGATGCTCTCAACATAGTCTCGCCATTATTTAGTGCTAAGAGCAAAAAACCACTTCAGGATCAACCCACCCATACTTTACATTTAGGGAATATCATGGATGGCGAAAGAACTTTAGATGAGGTTTTGGTATCGGTATTCAGAGCTCCTAAATCCTATACCGGGGAAGAGACTGTGGAAATTTCCTGTCATGGAAGCCCATTCATTCAGCAGGAGATCATTCAGCTAATGATAAGAAAAGGCTGCAGGGCTGCTGAAGCCGGTGAATTTACCTTACGAGCATTCCTTAACGGAAAAATGGATCTGAGTCAGGCTGAAGCTGTTGCCGACCTTATTAATTCTGAAAATGCAGCATCTCACCAGATGGCGATGCAACAAATGCGCGGTGGTTTTTCGAATGAGATTCAAAAGCTAAGAGAAGAACTGCTCAATTTTGCTTCCTTAATAGAGCTTGAACTGGATTTTGCCGAAGAAGATGTAGAGTTTGCTAACAGAGATCAATTCAAAGGACTGGTTTCCAAGATACAGACCGTACTTAAAAGGCTAATCGATTCCTTTGCTACAGGAAATGTACTTAAGAATGGTATTCCGGTAGCTATCGTAGGCGAGCCCAATGTTGGTAAATCCACCTTACTTAATGCTCTTCTTAACGAAGAAAGAGCGATCGTTTCAGAGATCGCCGGAACTACCCGAGATACAATTGAGGATGAAATGAGCATTGGTGGCGTTGGCTTCAGATTTATAGATACCGCCGGAATCCGGGAAACCAAAGATGTGGTGGAAAGTATAGGTATCAAGAAGACATTTGAAAAAATAAGTCAGGCACAGGTTGTAGTTTATCTCGTGGACAGTTCAAGAATTAAATCTGATGAAAAGCGTTTAAGAGAAGTTCATATAGAAATTGAAAAGATCAAGAATAAATTTCCTCAGAAACCATTGGTGATCATCGCCAATAAGACCGACCAATTAACGGAAGGGGAAATTGAACATATAAAATCTGAGATTGGAAATATTTCGCATACCAGTTTGCAACTTTTATCTGCCAAGACCGGAAATGGTGTTGAAGAACTCAAGGAAAAGCTACTGGAATTCGTGAATACCGGAGCTTTAAGAAATAGTGATACCATAGTCACTAATAGCCGCCATTACGCTTCCCTGCTTAAAGCACTGGAGGAGATCAATAAAGTTGAAGACGGCTTAAATGCTGATTTATCGGGAGATCTTCTGGCGATAGACATCCGCCAGGCCTTATATTATTTTGGGGAGATCACGGGGGAAATCACTAACGATGATCTTTTAGGAAATATTTTTGCGAATTTCTGTATTGGAAAGTAA
- a CDS encoding type I restriction-modification system subunit M — protein MAKKKVKVKEEPLEKQLWKSADKLRKNIDAAEYKHVVLGLIFLKYISDAFEELYEKLDATDGEYEFADPEDKEEYKAENVFFVPEKARWSHLLSQAKQPTIGKSIDEAMDMIEKENPSLKGVLPKVYARQNLDPTSLGELIDLIGNIALGDAKARSADILGHVFEYFLGEFALAEGKKGGQFYTPRSVVELLVEMLEPYKGRVFDPCCGSGGMFVQSEEFVTSHQGKINDISIYGQESNQTTWRLAKMNLAIRGIDSSQVKWNNEGSFLNDAHPDLKADYIIANPPFNVSDWSGDLLRTDGRWKYGTPPTSNANYAWIQHFLYHLAPSGQAGFVLAKGALTSKSGGEGDIRKELVEADLIDCIVNLPAKLFLNTQIPASLWFMSRNRSNGKFRNRTGEILFIDARNLGHLINRRTKVLSQEDIDQITSTYHNWRNTSGNYEDVKGFCASANKERVAELDYVLTPGRYVGLAEEEDDFDFAERFTSLKAEFEAQLKEEAELNERIATNLQKVKMNE, from the coding sequence ATGGCAAAAAAGAAAGTAAAGGTCAAAGAGGAGCCTTTAGAAAAACAACTTTGGAAATCAGCTGACAAGCTGAGAAAAAATATTGATGCTGCAGAATATAAACATGTAGTTCTTGGATTGATCTTCCTAAAATATATATCAGATGCTTTTGAAGAGCTGTATGAGAAGCTGGACGCAACTGATGGGGAATACGAATTTGCAGATCCCGAGGATAAAGAAGAGTATAAAGCGGAAAATGTCTTTTTTGTACCTGAAAAGGCTCGCTGGTCTCACCTCCTTTCTCAGGCTAAGCAACCAACTATAGGAAAATCTATTGATGAAGCTATGGACATGATAGAAAAGGAAAACCCTTCTTTAAAAGGTGTCTTACCTAAAGTCTATGCTCGTCAAAATCTTGACCCCACAAGTTTGGGTGAACTTATAGACCTTATAGGTAACATTGCGTTAGGGGATGCCAAAGCCCGGAGTGCTGATATTCTTGGCCATGTCTTTGAATATTTCCTTGGTGAATTCGCATTGGCAGAGGGGAAAAAGGGTGGCCAATTCTATACTCCAAGAAGTGTAGTAGAACTCTTGGTAGAAATGCTCGAACCCTACAAAGGAAGGGTATTTGACCCCTGCTGTGGCTCCGGCGGAATGTTCGTGCAGTCCGAAGAGTTTGTAACTAGCCATCAAGGAAAAATCAATGATATTTCCATTTATGGACAGGAAAGCAACCAAACTACCTGGAGACTGGCAAAAATGAATTTAGCCATTAGAGGGATCGACAGCTCACAAGTGAAATGGAACAACGAAGGCTCATTTTTGAATGATGCCCATCCAGACTTAAAAGCTGATTATATCATTGCCAACCCGCCATTTAACGTGAGCGATTGGAGCGGTGATTTACTGCGAACAGATGGACGCTGGAAATACGGCACACCGCCTACAAGCAATGCCAACTATGCATGGATTCAACATTTCCTATATCATCTTGCACCTAGCGGACAAGCCGGTTTTGTTTTGGCAAAAGGAGCTTTGACTTCTAAAAGTGGCGGTGAAGGCGACATCAGAAAAGAACTTGTGGAAGCCGATTTGATTGACTGCATTGTAAACCTTCCTGCCAAGTTGTTTTTGAATACTCAGATTCCTGCTTCACTGTGGTTTATGAGCCGTAACCGTAGTAATGGGAAATTCCGAAACCGTACAGGCGAAATTCTTTTTATTGATGCCCGCAACTTGGGGCATTTGATTAACCGCAGAACCAAAGTGCTTTCTCAGGAAGATATTGACCAGATTACCAGCACCTACCACAATTGGCGAAATACTAGTGGAAATTACGAAGATGTAAAAGGCTTCTGTGCTTCAGCCAACAAAGAACGGGTAGCCGAGCTGGACTATGTACTCACCCCGGGCCGCTATGTAGGCTTGGCAGAGGAAGAAGATGATTTTGACTTTGCCGAACGCTTTACCAGCCTAAAAGCCGAGTTTGAAGCCCAATTGAAAGAAGAAGCCGAACTCAACGAACGAATTGCCACTAACCTGCAAAAAGTGAAAATGAATGAGTAA
- a CDS encoding DUF4870 domain-containing protein, which produces MREDNQLLVITHLTQLLDLITGIGGFIVPLILWITQKDKVAGMDMHGKMILNFQISLFIYSIISIPLIILFGLGILILIVIGLIAFIFPILNAIKVSNGELPYYPLSIQFLK; this is translated from the coding sequence ATGAGAGAAGACAATCAATTACTGGTGATCACTCATCTAACTCAGTTACTTGACCTGATTACCGGGATAGGAGGTTTTATTGTGCCACTTATTTTATGGATAACTCAAAAAGATAAAGTTGCCGGTATGGACATGCACGGGAAAATGATCCTGAACTTTCAGATAAGCCTTTTCATATACTCAATTATAAGTATTCCGCTTATCATTTTATTTGGTCTGGGAATTTTGATCCTTATCGTGATAGGTCTTATAGCTTTCATATTCCCAATACTGAATGCAATTAAAGTTAGCAATGGCGAATTACCATACTATCCTTTGAGCATTCAGTTCTTAAAATGA
- a CDS encoding DUF6371 domain-containing protein has product MASKYRFSLDRSSKKYICPACNHKRFVRYLDSQTDELLPQHFGRCDREAKCGYHSKPRQQTKLKRIKKDAFFSFQNSPIDVFIPNEVLAKTFKNYDRNVFVKNLFHRLEYPFPGKFVKEVIHLYQLGTISNGYRKGAITFPYIDRKGNVRTIQVSLFDEENHRKKNDFLHSILEKYYDRNSKPKPGWLKMYLKNDKKVSCLFGEHLLDKYPSHTVCLVEAPKTAIIASLYFGLPCESNLLWLAVYNLSSLNYNKCKVLEHRRVVLFPDLSEDGKSFKLWKNKADELQIKIPSTTFEVSNLLEQLATEESKKNGEDIADFLIKLDWRNFRKSELET; this is encoded by the coding sequence ATGGCTAGTAAGTATAGGTTCAGTTTAGATAGGTCCAGCAAAAAATATATATGTCCAGCCTGTAACCATAAAAGATTTGTCCGTTACCTAGATTCACAAACTGATGAACTTCTTCCCCAACATTTTGGGAGATGCGACAGGGAGGCTAAATGCGGCTATCATAGTAAACCACGTCAACAAACCAAGCTAAAAAGGATAAAGAAAGATGCTTTTTTTTCCTTCCAAAACTCACCAATTGATGTTTTCATCCCAAATGAAGTTCTAGCAAAAACGTTTAAAAACTATGATCGAAATGTCTTTGTTAAAAATTTGTTTCACAGATTAGAGTACCCTTTCCCTGGAAAGTTTGTAAAGGAGGTCATTCACCTTTATCAGCTGGGAACCATTAGTAATGGTTATAGAAAGGGGGCTATTACTTTTCCTTATATCGACAGGAAAGGAAATGTTAGAACAATACAGGTTAGCCTATTTGATGAGGAAAACCATAGGAAGAAAAATGATTTCCTCCATTCTATTTTGGAAAAGTATTATGATAGGAATTCCAAACCGAAACCTGGATGGCTGAAAATGTATTTAAAGAACGATAAGAAAGTTTCCTGTTTATTTGGCGAACATTTATTAGACAAATACCCTTCGCATACTGTATGCCTTGTAGAAGCCCCTAAAACAGCTATTATTGCTTCATTATATTTTGGTCTGCCTTGTGAAAGCAATTTACTCTGGTTGGCAGTTTATAACCTTAGTAGTTTGAATTATAACAAATGTAAAGTTCTAGAACACCGAAGAGTAGTTCTTTTTCCTGATCTTTCAGAAGACGGTAAATCTTTCAAACTTTGGAAGAATAAAGCTGATGAGCTTCAAATTAAAATACCTTCAACGACTTTCGAAGTTTCTAACCTCCTGGAGCAATTAGCTACTGAAGAGTCAAAGAAAAATGGGGAGGATATTGCAGACTTTTTAATTAAGCTTGATTGGAGAAATTTTCGGAAATCAGAACTTGAAACATAG
- a CDS encoding AAA family ATPase, giving the protein MENKHENSPNNLPSQDKHLINSKEVYPSKICDLANPEVWKEHIKEMEDTSKAKELSRQFFKIKSANDWLTEAKSQKPPKMLFGEFWHTNELCILFADTNLGKSILAVQIGNSISKGLAIGNFKLEQEKQQVLYFDFELTSKQFEIRYSKKSEDGEYLVDHFNFDTNFNRVEINPDAEIPEGKGFEEHLNDSLEKSIVETQAKILIIDNITYLNHENEKARDVLPMMKKLKALKSKYDLSLLALAHTPKRDLSKPITRNDLQGSKMLINFVDSCFTIGESHQDTHLRYLKQIKARNTEIVYDSEKVATFQILKQENFLKFDFIKFTSEGEHLKQITDDDRDKLIEEVKALNQNGMSQREIAAKLGISLGSVNKYCRL; this is encoded by the coding sequence ATGGAAAATAAACACGAAAACAGCCCTAACAATTTGCCAAGTCAAGATAAGCATTTAATTAATAGTAAGGAAGTCTACCCATCCAAGATATGCGATCTGGCAAACCCCGAAGTTTGGAAAGAACATATCAAAGAAATGGAAGATACTTCTAAGGCTAAGGAGCTTTCCAGACAATTCTTCAAAATCAAGTCTGCTAATGACTGGCTTACTGAGGCCAAATCTCAAAAGCCCCCCAAGATGCTTTTTGGTGAATTTTGGCACACTAACGAACTTTGTATTCTTTTTGCCGATACCAACCTAGGAAAATCCATTTTGGCGGTACAGATTGGCAATAGTATAAGCAAGGGGTTGGCTATAGGAAATTTTAAACTAGAACAGGAAAAACAGCAAGTTCTTTATTTCGACTTTGAACTCACCTCTAAACAGTTCGAGATTCGGTATAGTAAAAAATCCGAAGATGGAGAATATTTAGTAGACCACTTCAACTTTGACACTAACTTCAATCGAGTGGAAATAAACCCGGATGCTGAAATTCCTGAAGGCAAAGGTTTTGAGGAACATCTCAATGACTCCCTGGAAAAAAGTATCGTCGAAACTCAGGCTAAAATCTTAATCATTGACAATATTACTTACCTCAACCATGAGAATGAAAAGGCTAGGGATGTTTTACCGATGATGAAAAAACTAAAAGCCTTAAAAAGTAAGTATGACTTATCACTTCTTGCATTAGCCCACACCCCCAAACGAGATCTTAGCAAGCCTATAACCAGGAATGATCTTCAGGGAAGCAAAATGTTGATAAATTTTGTAGACAGCTGCTTTACTATTGGAGAAAGCCATCAGGATACACACCTTCGTTACCTCAAGCAAATTAAAGCTCGGAATACCGAAATTGTTTACGATTCCGAAAAAGTAGCAACTTTTCAGATTCTTAAACAGGAGAACTTCTTAAAATTTGACTTTATAAAGTTTACCTCTGAAGGAGAACATCTAAAACAAATTACAGATGATGACCGAGATAAATTAATTGAGGAGGTAAAGGCTCTTAATCAAAATGGCATGTCCCAACGGGAGATTGCTGCCAAACTGGGAATTTCTTTAGGTTCAGTAAACAAGTATTGTAGACTTTAA
- the dnaN gene encoding DNA polymerase III subunit beta, translating to MKFIVSSNYLLKQLQILGGVINNNNTLPILDNFLFDLKNDELTVSASDLETTMSAKLKVESDSEGKIAVPAKLLLDTLKTFPEQPLTFVVEDNNTIELSSNHGKYALAYADGEEFPNPVELEDPNSTVVEADILASAISKTIFASGNDDLRPVMSGVFFQFKEDGLTFVATDAHKLVKYSREDITATQDTEFIMPKKPLNLLKGILAGSDSEVLIEYNDSNAKFTFDDTQLICRLIDGKYPNYEAVIPKENPNKLTIERNQFLSSVRRVSIFSNKTTHQVRLKIAGAELNISAEDVDYSNKAEERLTCAYQGDDMQIGFNSRFLIEMLGNLTADEVMLEMSLPNRAGILTPVDGLDKGEKITMLVMPVMLNS from the coding sequence ATGAAATTTATTGTATCCAGCAATTACCTGCTGAAACAGCTTCAAATACTTGGAGGGGTAATTAATAACAACAACACCCTACCTATATTAGACAATTTTCTATTCGATCTTAAAAATGATGAATTAACAGTTTCTGCATCCGATCTTGAGACCACAATGTCTGCAAAACTAAAGGTTGAATCAGATTCTGAAGGTAAGATCGCAGTTCCTGCTAAATTGCTTTTAGACACTCTAAAGACTTTTCCAGAACAACCTCTCACATTTGTAGTTGAAGATAACAATACAATTGAGCTAAGTTCTAATCATGGTAAATATGCCCTGGCATATGCCGATGGTGAGGAGTTTCCAAACCCTGTAGAACTTGAGGACCCTAACAGTACGGTGGTAGAAGCCGATATTTTAGCTTCTGCTATTTCTAAAACCATATTTGCATCAGGAAACGACGACCTGAGACCTGTAATGAGTGGAGTTTTCTTCCAGTTTAAAGAAGACGGACTTACATTTGTAGCTACAGATGCGCATAAGCTTGTTAAGTATTCCAGAGAGGACATCACAGCGACTCAGGATACAGAGTTTATCATGCCTAAGAAGCCTTTAAATCTTTTAAAAGGTATTCTGGCAGGAAGCGACAGTGAAGTCTTGATAGAATACAATGACTCTAATGCCAAGTTCACTTTTGATGATACTCAGCTTATCTGTCGTTTAATAGATGGAAAGTATCCAAATTACGAGGCTGTAATTCCAAAGGAGAATCCTAACAAACTTACTATAGAGCGTAATCAATTCTTAAGTTCTGTAAGAAGGGTTTCTATTTTCTCTAATAAAACCACTCACCAGGTAAGATTAAAGATCGCCGGTGCAGAATTGAATATTTCAGCAGAAGACGTAGACTACAGCAACAAGGCTGAAGAGCGTTTAACCTGTGCCTACCAGGGTGACGACATGCAGATTGGGTTCAACTCAAGATTTCTAATAGAAATGCTTGGAAACCTTACTGCAGATGAAGTAATGCTGGAAATGAGCCTTCCTAACAGAGCAGGAATCCTAACACCTGTAGACGGATTAGATAAGGGTGAAAAGATCACAATGCTTGTAATGCCGGTTATGCTTAACAGCTAA
- a CDS encoding helix-turn-helix domain-containing protein, translating to MSSNIKVKRICQHCKKQFTARTTVTKYCSDSCAKKAYKARKRKKVILEAGKEVNRLQEEEIKALANKDFLTISETCKLLSVSRWTIWRAIKTNRLNAAKFGRRTIIRRSDIESLFKTEDTPHSTEDVGKLVPERETEYYTISEAHEKFGISPTTLRNIIARKSIPKYKKGKKVFIPRKPIDDLFS from the coding sequence ATGAGTAGTAACATTAAGGTCAAACGAATTTGCCAACATTGTAAAAAGCAGTTCACTGCCAGAACTACCGTTACAAAGTATTGTTCTGACTCCTGCGCAAAAAAGGCTTACAAAGCACGAAAAAGAAAGAAAGTAATTTTAGAAGCCGGTAAAGAGGTAAACCGACTACAAGAAGAAGAGATAAAGGCTCTAGCTAACAAAGATTTTTTAACCATTTCCGAAACCTGTAAACTTCTTTCAGTTAGTAGATGGACAATCTGGCGTGCTATTAAAACTAACAGGCTTAATGCTGCTAAATTTGGCCGAAGGACTATCATAAGAAGGTCAGACATAGAAAGTCTTTTCAAGACTGAAGATACCCCCCACTCCACCGAAGACGTAGGTAAGCTTGTTCCAGAAAGAGAAACTGAATACTATACCATTTCTGAAGCTCATGAAAAATTTGGAATCTCCCCTACTACCTTACGCAACATTATTGCTCGAAAATCAATCCCTAAATATAAGAAGGGTAAGAAGGTTTTCATCCCAAGAAAACCAATTGATGATCTTTTTTCATAA
- a CDS encoding helix-turn-helix domain-containing protein, whose amino-acid sequence MYNYVLSPIDPDKLIEKIVNEVTANILKVVQKEPNGNLDKEEFLTVSEASKFLHLTLSTVYSKVSRGELPVMKRGKRLYFSKLELLEYLKRGKRKSEEELAVEAETYLLNLEKGLNHGK is encoded by the coding sequence ATGTACAATTACGTATTAAGTCCGATCGATCCGGACAAACTTATCGAGAAAATTGTTAATGAGGTTACAGCAAACATTCTTAAGGTAGTTCAAAAAGAACCAAATGGTAACCTAGACAAAGAAGAATTCCTAACCGTTTCGGAGGCTTCAAAATTCCTACACCTAACTTTATCTACAGTGTATAGTAAAGTTTCTAGAGGTGAATTGCCTGTAATGAAACGAGGAAAAAGACTCTATTTCTCCAAACTGGAACTATTGGAATACTTAAAAAGGGGTAAAAGGAAATCCGAAGAAGAACTAGCAGTAGAAGCTGAGACTTACTTGTTGAATCTAGAAAAAGGGCTGAATCATGGAAAATAA
- a CDS encoding site-specific integrase: protein MIKVSLRSKKISKGRRSLYLDFYPPIENPTTRKPTRRQFLKLYIIEKPKTLMDKQYNKEKLIIANSIRQRRENQLNKPEIYSDFEREQIRRKEIGNQSFLTYFLEQSDKKYGSNRNIWLSAYSYLKQFAGRDLKFNQLNEGYFENFKTFLLSAKSRRSTKRIIARNTAVSYFNKVKATLKQAYKDGYIQENLHAKIRAIEPEDTTREYLTLEELNRLVETDCKVPILKRAALFSALTGLRFSDIQKLKWQEIMYIQGDGYTLKFKQKKTKRIEHHPIGKQAYFLTDGDKNPKRMPGSHFVFKGLKYSAYQNKHLADWVKKAGIERKITFHCFRHTYATLHLTKGTDLYTISKLLGHKNIKTTQVYAKIVNEEKRQASEKIKLNF from the coding sequence ATGATAAAAGTAAGTTTAAGGTCCAAAAAAATCTCAAAAGGAAGGAGAAGCCTTTATTTGGATTTTTATCCCCCCATCGAAAACCCGACCACACGTAAACCAACCAGGAGACAATTCTTGAAACTTTATATCATTGAGAAGCCTAAGACTTTGATGGATAAACAGTACAATAAAGAAAAACTCATAATTGCAAATAGTATCCGGCAAAGAAGGGAAAACCAACTGAACAAACCGGAAATATATAGTGACTTTGAGCGGGAACAAATTCGTCGTAAAGAAATTGGCAACCAAAGCTTCTTAACCTATTTTTTAGAACAGTCCGATAAAAAATATGGTTCTAATCGAAACATTTGGCTTTCCGCATACAGTTATTTGAAGCAATTCGCCGGTCGAGACCTTAAGTTCAACCAACTCAATGAAGGTTATTTTGAGAACTTCAAGACCTTTTTACTTTCAGCTAAAAGTAGGCGCAGTACAAAACGTATTATAGCCCGAAATACTGCTGTTTCATATTTTAATAAGGTCAAGGCAACACTTAAACAAGCATATAAGGATGGCTATATTCAAGAAAATTTGCATGCTAAAATTAGGGCTATTGAACCTGAAGATACCACTAGGGAATACCTTACACTGGAAGAGCTGAACAGGTTGGTGGAAACTGATTGTAAGGTTCCTATCCTAAAACGGGCTGCCTTGTTTTCTGCATTAACAGGTCTTAGGTTTTCGGATATTCAGAAATTGAAGTGGCAAGAAATAATGTATATTCAGGGGGATGGTTATACCTTGAAATTTAAACAGAAGAAGACTAAGAGGATAGAACACCATCCAATTGGGAAACAGGCATATTTCCTTACCGATGGAGATAAGAATCCTAAGAGGATGCCTGGTTCCCATTTTGTTTTTAAAGGTTTGAAATATTCAGCCTATCAAAACAAACATTTGGCTGATTGGGTGAAAAAGGCTGGTATAGAAAGAAAAATAACTTTCCATTGCTTTCGACATACCTACGCGACGTTACATCTTACTAAGGGAACTGACCTGTACACTATCTCAAAGCTTCTTGGTCATAAGAATATAAAGACCACCCAGGTGTATGCTAAAATTGTTAATGAAGAGAAAAGACAGGCGTCAGAAAAAATAAAGTTAAACTTCTAA
- a CDS encoding abortive infection family protein — protein MDKLKTAIEEYRSWAGLSTYIDRIETHIEIDFSHSLENAKALLESIGKEICDKNGVELGVKPSVNSILKKCFSSMGYANGTLVNQVSSALATIAQQVGELRNDIGLTSHGKSLEEIKQRNSKVDVLTKDFLMDTVETVCVFIIRNYESKKEKKATEQLEGTLDYWEADDFNEYWDDSYGEFKMSDYSYPASEILFNVDKQAYVNEYKAYTETEE, from the coding sequence ATGGATAAACTCAAAACTGCAATTGAAGAATATCGCAGTTGGGCTGGTTTATCAACTTACATAGACCGCATAGAAACCCACATTGAAATAGATTTCAGTCATTCCCTTGAAAATGCCAAAGCACTTTTAGAAAGTATTGGAAAAGAAATCTGTGATAAAAATGGCGTTGAATTAGGTGTAAAACCATCTGTGAATAGTATTCTAAAAAAGTGTTTCTCTTCAATGGGATACGCAAATGGCACTTTAGTCAATCAAGTTTCATCAGCTTTGGCGACTATAGCTCAGCAGGTCGGCGAATTAAGAAACGATATTGGTTTAACGTCCCACGGTAAATCGTTAGAAGAAATTAAACAGCGTAATAGTAAAGTAGATGTACTAACTAAAGATTTTTTGATGGACACCGTTGAAACGGTTTGTGTATTCATCATTCGCAATTATGAAAGCAAAAAAGAAAAAAAAGCTACTGAACAACTAGAAGGTACATTGGATTATTGGGAAGCTGATGACTTCAATGAGTATTGGGACGATTCGTACGGAGAGTTCAAAATGAGCGATTACTCATATCCAGCAAGTGAAATACTTTTCAACGTAGATAAACAAGCGTATGTAAACGAATATAAAGCATATACCGAAACTGAAGAATGA
- a CDS encoding restriction endonuclease subunit S produces the protein MSKQETDIGTCPAHWQVVKFSSVAELKHGYQFRTNDFTESGIKVFKITQIKSDGSIDLSSCSFIDESRLESFTNNIIKNGDILMALSGATIGKIGRFRSNEVVLQNYRVGNFIPLDEKIIMKDYFYYFLTTENTYYQIMANQNQSAQENVGKADIHNMLVFLPPFEEQKSIAEVLSSLDDKIDLLYRQNQTLEQMAETLYDAWFEESDFTSRVSDLIDLQNGYAFKSKSFQDLGEDRVLKIKNISGGIVDIETTDFVSHETVENLDEKFSISTGDILFAMTGAKIGKMGIIPKTDYKLWLNQRVGLFKEKYYGSRFLAYLHLKSDYGKDYIENTATGSAQPNISGTGIENCEFPAITEQEIVEYSNQLAPLYEKVIFNLGQIQKLDALRNTLLPKLMGGEISINTDG, from the coding sequence ATGAGTAAGCAAGAAACCGATATTGGCACTTGCCCTGCCCATTGGCAGGTTGTAAAGTTTAGTTCGGTCGCTGAGTTAAAACATGGATATCAGTTCCGAACAAATGATTTTACAGAGTCAGGAATTAAAGTTTTTAAAATAACACAAATAAAAAGTGACGGTAGCATTGATTTGTCGTCATGTAGTTTTATCGATGAATCTCGACTTGAATCATTTACAAACAACATCATTAAAAATGGTGATATTTTGATGGCGCTTTCGGGCGCTACGATAGGTAAAATTGGAAGGTTTAGGTCTAATGAAGTTGTATTGCAGAACTATCGCGTTGGTAACTTCATTCCTCTCGATGAAAAAATAATAATGAAAGATTATTTCTACTATTTCTTAACGACTGAAAACACATATTACCAGATAATGGCTAATCAAAATCAGTCGGCACAGGAAAATGTTGGCAAAGCGGACATTCACAATATGCTGGTTTTCTTGCCTCCTTTTGAAGAACAAAAGTCTATTGCTGAAGTTCTTTCCAGCTTAGATGATAAAATAGACCTGCTGTACCGCCAAAACCAAACCCTTGAGCAAATGGCGGAGACGCTTTATGATGCTTGGTTTGAGGAAAGTGATTTTACAAGCAGAGTAAGTGATTTAATTGACCTTCAAAACGGATACGCTTTTAAAAGCAAAAGTTTCCAAGATTTAGGCGAAGACCGAGTCTTGAAAATCAAAAATATTTCTGGCGGTATTGTAGATATTGAAACTACCGATTTTGTGAGTCATGAAACGGTTGAGAATCTGGATGAAAAATTCTCTATATCAACTGGCGATATACTATTTGCCATGACTGGGGCAAAAATTGGTAAGATGGGGATAATTCCAAAGACGGATTACAAACTTTGGTTAAATCAGCGAGTTGGCCTATTCAAAGAGAAATATTATGGTTCTCGCTTCTTAGCATATCTGCATTTAAAATCTGATTACGGCAAAGACTACATAGAAAACACAGCTACAGGAAGTGCACAGCCCAACATTAGCGGCACAGGAATAGAGAATTGCGAATTTCCTGCAATCACCGAGCAAGAAATAGTTGAGTATTCTAATCAACTTGCACCACTCTATGAAAAAGTGATATTCAATTTAGGTCAGATACAAAAACTAGATGCACTGAGAAATACTCTTCTACCAAAATTGATGGGTGGCGAAATAAGCATTAACACAGATGGATAA